Proteins encoded by one window of Rhodobacteraceae bacterium IMCC1335:
- the mutS gene encoding DNA mismatch repair protein MutS, with product MMAQYLDIKAQYPEALLFYRMGDFYELFFEDAVAAAEALDIALTKRGKHLKADIPMCGVPHHASEGYLLTLIRKGFRVAVCEQMESPAEAKKRGSKSVVKRDVVRLVTPGTLTEDSLLEARRHNFLAAFAQIRDASALAWVDISTGDFSVSTLPLVLLGPELARLAPSEVLVSEKSFQDLDTIIVESGAASTPISASSFDSTSAENRLLKTFKLATLDSHGGFSRAELSALGAIVDYLDITQKGSLPLLQPPKRHISAKTMQIDAATRRNLELTHALSGTRNGSLLATIDQTLTAAGGRLLEHRIGSPSLDIEVLNNRQNAISALIAQSAVLDKLRGHLRHIPDVARALSRLALNRGGPRDLGSIRSALRQAEAIADVMQATPLCTELETVYEKLIGHTDLIDLLLKALNEDLPLLLRDGGFVAAGFEPDLDHARHLRDEGRGVIAQMQAEYSALAEIASLKIKHNNVLGYFIETTATHADKMLRPPLSETFIHRQTTANQVRFTTVNLSEIETKILNAGGRASEIESEIFAQLCAKILDHSESLYGLATALAELDVAAALAHLAQQQNWVRPVVDNSRAFAIEGGRHPVVERALSSNGQHFIANDCDLSEGAVRLLTGPNMAGKSTFLRQNALIAVLAQMGSFVPASSAHIGVVSQLFSRVGASDDLARGRSTFMVEMVETAAILNQADAKALVILDEIGRGTATYDGLSIAWATLEHLHDVNQSRALFATHYHELTALSGKLDRVENATVAVKEWHGDVIFLHEVRQGAADRSYGVQVAQLAGLPLMVVERARVVLDALEKGEREAGSTGRQAVIDDLPLFSCSPAAPPRPQAAASPALEILEALHPDELTPKEALQKLYELKAAAKPTR from the coding sequence ATGATGGCCCAATATCTTGACATCAAGGCACAATATCCTGAGGCCCTGCTTTTTTATCGCATGGGTGATTTTTATGAGTTGTTTTTTGAAGATGCAGTGGCCGCTGCGGAAGCGCTGGATATTGCGCTCACCAAACGCGGCAAACATCTCAAAGCGGATATCCCAATGTGCGGGGTGCCGCATCACGCCTCGGAAGGGTATTTGCTAACGCTGATCCGAAAAGGCTTTCGCGTGGCAGTTTGCGAGCAGATGGAAAGCCCTGCCGAGGCAAAAAAGCGGGGCAGTAAATCGGTTGTAAAACGCGATGTGGTGCGCCTTGTAACACCCGGAACACTGACCGAAGACAGCTTACTTGAGGCGCGGCGGCATAATTTTCTGGCCGCATTTGCGCAGATACGCGATGCCTCAGCCCTGGCTTGGGTGGATATTTCTACCGGCGATTTTAGCGTCAGCACCCTGCCTTTGGTATTGCTAGGGCCCGAATTGGCCCGGCTAGCACCTTCAGAAGTGCTTGTATCGGAAAAGTCTTTCCAAGATTTAGACACTATCATTGTGGAAAGCGGCGCGGCGTCGACACCGATCAGCGCTAGTAGTTTTGACAGCACATCGGCAGAAAACCGGCTGCTCAAAACCTTTAAACTGGCCACGCTTGACTCGCATGGAGGGTTTTCAAGGGCGGAGTTATCAGCCCTGGGTGCAATTGTTGATTATCTGGACATCACACAAAAAGGCAGCCTGCCGCTGTTGCAACCGCCAAAACGCCATATCAGCGCAAAAACCATGCAAATAGATGCCGCCACCCGGCGCAATCTTGAACTTACGCATGCGCTTTCAGGAACGCGAAATGGCTCTTTATTGGCAACGATTGATCAAACATTAACCGCTGCGGGCGGCAGATTACTTGAGCACCGCATCGGCTCTCCTTCGCTTGATATCGAGGTTTTGAACAATCGACAAAACGCCATTTCCGCGTTGATCGCGCAAAGCGCAGTACTGGATAAATTACGCGGGCATTTGCGCCATATTCCCGATGTCGCGCGGGCACTCTCGCGGCTGGCCTTGAACCGCGGTGGACCAAGAGATCTAGGAAGCATCCGCAGCGCGCTGCGCCAAGCCGAAGCGATCGCTGATGTAATGCAAGCAACCCCTTTATGCACCGAATTAGAGACGGTTTACGAGAAACTGATAGGGCATACCGATTTAATCGATCTGTTGTTAAAAGCATTGAACGAAGATCTGCCCTTGCTGTTACGTGATGGGGGATTTGTGGCCGCAGGCTTTGAGCCCGATTTGGACCATGCCCGGCATTTGCGCGATGAGGGCCGCGGGGTGATCGCGCAGATGCAAGCCGAGTACAGCGCCTTGGCCGAAATCGCTTCGTTAAAAATCAAACATAATAACGTTTTGGGCTATTTCATCGAAACCACCGCGACCCATGCAGATAAAATGCTGCGGCCGCCTTTATCAGAAACTTTCATTCACCGACAGACCACAGCCAATCAAGTGCGCTTTACTACAGTCAATCTGTCAGAGATTGAAACCAAGATTTTAAATGCCGGCGGGCGGGCAAGCGAAATTGAAAGCGAAATCTTCGCGCAGCTCTGCGCGAAGATTCTTGACCACTCGGAAAGCCTTTATGGATTGGCCACAGCTTTAGCCGAACTTGATGTCGCGGCAGCGCTCGCACATCTTGCGCAGCAACAAAATTGGGTGCGCCCGGTGGTGGATAACAGCCGGGCCTTTGCCATTGAAGGCGGGCGGCATCCGGTTGTGGAACGCGCGTTAAGTTCCAATGGCCAGCATTTTATCGCCAATGATTGCGATCTATCTGAAGGCGCAGTTCGCCTGTTAACCGGCCCAAATATGGCCGGTAAATCAACGTTTCTAAGACAAAATGCACTGATTGCGGTATTGGCACAGATGGGCAGTTTTGTGCCCGCCAGCAGCGCCCATATTGGGGTGGTCAGTCAATTGTTCAGCCGCGTCGGCGCATCTGATGATTTGGCGCGCGGGCGATCCACTTTTATGGTGGAAATGGTCGAAACCGCTGCGATTTTGAATCAAGCCGATGCAAAAGCGCTGGTGATCTTGGATGAAATTGGCCGTGGCACGGCAACCTATGACGGGCTTTCCATCGCGTGGGCAACGCTCGAGCATCTGCATGATGTGAATCAATCGCGGGCGCTATTCGCCACCCATTATCATGAGCTCACAGCCCTGTCCGGCAAATTAGACCGGGTTGAAAATGCCACCGTTGCGGTAAAAGAATGGCACGGCGACGTAATCTTTTTACACGAGGTGCGCCAAGGGGCTGCAGATCGCTCTTACGGGGTGCAAGTGGCACAATTGGCAGGCCTTCCCTTAATGGTGGTTGAGCGCGCGCGGGTGGTTTTGGACGCTTTGGAAAAAGGCGAGCGCGAGGCGGGAAGCACCGGCCGGCAGGCCGTTATCGATGATTTACCGCTGTTTTCGTGCAGTCCTGCAGCGCCGCCCCGCCCGCAAGCCGCCGCATCACCCGCTTTGGAAATTCTCGAAGCACTGCATCCAGATGAGCTGACACCAAAAGAAGCGCTGCAAAAATTATATGAGTTAAAAGCCGCGGCAAAACCAACAAGATAA
- the grpE gene encoding nucleotide exchange factor GrpE — MEEPKAEEFLDDIDQMQEAEEALEEELIDITQEDAQTDEVDELAAVTAERDEYRDRFMRALADAENSRKRADKDRREAENYGGSKMARDLLPVYDNMKRAVEAAGDEQKEAAAALIEGVELTMRELLNVFKKHGIQPISPQVGDRFDPQLHQAMFEAPLPGTKAGDIIQVSAEGFMLHDRLLRPSQVGVSSTPAS; from the coding sequence ATGGAAGAGCCAAAAGCAGAAGAATTTTTGGATGATATTGATCAAATGCAAGAGGCAGAAGAGGCCCTTGAGGAAGAGCTAATCGATATCACTCAAGAGGATGCGCAAACCGATGAGGTTGATGAATTGGCTGCTGTAACCGCTGAGCGGGATGAATATCGCGACCGGTTCATGCGCGCCTTGGCGGATGCCGAAAATTCGCGCAAACGGGCTGATAAAGATCGCCGCGAGGCCGAAAATTACGGTGGTTCGAAAATGGCGCGCGATTTACTGCCTGTGTATGACAATATGAAACGGGCGGTTGAAGCGGCGGGTGACGAGCAAAAAGAAGCTGCGGCGGCGCTGATCGAAGGCGTCGAGTTAACGATGCGGGAATTGTTGAACGTGTTTAAAAAGCACGGCATTCAACCTATTTCACCGCAAGTTGGTGATCGTTTTGATCCGCAGCTGCACCAAGCGATGTTTGAAGCCCCGCTTCCAGGCACAAAAGCCGGTGATATTATTCAGGTATCCGCTGAAGGTTTCATGTTGCACGATCGGTTGCTGCGTCCCTCTCAGGTTGGCGTGTCCTCGACCCCTGCATCTTAA
- the hrcA gene encoding heat-inducible transcriptional repressor HrcA: MNERSREIFRRLVEGYLESGGPVGSRTLTRTLNEKVSAATVRNVMQDLEFLGLLDSPHISAGRVPTQLGLRMFVDGFLEVDQLSKEDQLKLDQTVDRSSQDVNSVLDRVGSMLSALTHGASLVLTPKQEQPIKHIEFVSLSPDRALVVLVYSNGDVENRLFTPPVGQTPSAMREAANFLNAVLEGRTLSELLSTIQNDVDLRRQEIDSLAQELVTQGLAVWQTQGDDNERLIVRGRGNLLESEAHEEDLERIRNLFDDLERKRDIAEFLELTEQGDGVRIFIGSENKLFSLTGSSLVVSPYMNSERKIVGAIGVIGPTRLNYGRIVPLVDYTAQLVGKLISDRIER; this comes from the coding sequence ATGAATGAACGGTCGCGGGAAATTTTTCGCAGGTTGGTTGAGGGCTATTTAGAAAGTGGTGGCCCCGTTGGGTCGCGCACGCTTACCCGTACCTTAAATGAAAAGGTCAGCGCGGCCACTGTGCGCAATGTGATGCAGGATCTTGAATTTTTAGGCTTGCTTGACAGCCCGCATATCAGTGCGGGGCGGGTGCCCACGCAATTGGGGTTGCGCATGTTTGTGGATGGGTTTTTGGAAGTGGATCAGCTTAGCAAGGAAGATCAACTTAAGCTGGATCAAACCGTGGATCGCAGCAGCCAAGATGTCAACAGCGTGTTGGATCGCGTGGGATCAATGCTTTCGGCGTTAACCCATGGCGCCTCTTTGGTGTTAACGCCAAAGCAAGAACAACCAATAAAGCATATTGAGTTCGTATCGTTATCCCCTGACCGGGCGTTGGTTGTTCTTGTTTATTCCAATGGCGATGTTGAAAACCGTCTGTTTACGCCGCCGGTCGGGCAAACGCCCAGCGCTATGCGCGAAGCGGCAAATTTTTTAAATGCAGTGCTTGAAGGGCGCACGTTAAGCGAATTGCTTTCGACCATTCAAAATGATGTTGATTTAAGGCGGCAAGAAATTGACAGTTTGGCGCAAGAATTGGTGACGCAAGGTTTGGCGGTTTGGCAAACCCAAGGCGATGATAATGAACGCTTGATCGTGCGTGGCCGTGGCAATTTGCTAGAATCAGAGGCGCATGAAGAGGATTTGGAGCGCATCCGAAACCTGTTTGATGACTTGGAACGCAAGCGCGATATCGCAGAATTTCTTGAACTGACCGAGCAAGGCGATGGTGTGCGCATTTTTATTGGCTCAGAGAACAAACTTTTTTCACTTACGGGTTCCTCTTTGGTTGTTTCTCCCTATATGAACTCAGAACGTAAAATCGTTGGGGCCATCGGAGTGATCGGTCCAACGCGGTTGAATTATGGTCGGATTGTGCCGCTGGTTGATTATACCGCGCAATTGGTGGGCAAGCTTATTTCCGACCGCATTGAAAGGTAA
- a CDS encoding ribonuclease PH yields MRPSGRKLNEMRSVEIETEVTKHAEGSCLIKMGDTHVLCTATIEDRVPSFIKGSGLGWITAEYGMLPRSTSSRMRRESTAGKQGGRTVEIQRLIGRSLRAGVDRLALGERQITVDCDVIQADGGTRCASITGGWVALQLAVNKLLKTGAVLSNPLISPVAAVSCGIYAGQAVLDLDYPEDSEAGVDGNFIMLANGQMIETQMSAEGATYSRAQMNQLLDLAEAGVAALVQAQLKAVG; encoded by the coding sequence ATGCGTCCCTCAGGAAGAAAATTAAATGAAATGCGTTCGGTAGAAATTGAAACCGAGGTGACCAAACACGCCGAAGGGTCATGTCTGATCAAAATGGGCGACACGCATGTACTGTGCACCGCCACCATTGAAGATCGGGTGCCCTCCTTCATCAAGGGATCCGGGCTTGGCTGGATAACAGCGGAATATGGCATGCTGCCAAGATCAACCAGTTCGCGCATGCGCCGCGAATCAACGGCTGGCAAACAAGGCGGACGGACGGTAGAGATTCAACGCCTAATCGGGCGCTCCCTGCGGGCGGGCGTGGATCGTTTAGCGCTGGGCGAGCGCCAAATTACCGTGGATTGCGATGTGATTCAGGCTGATGGAGGCACCAGATGCGCCTCAATCACCGGTGGCTGGGTGGCGTTACAGCTGGCGGTCAATAAATTGCTAAAAACTGGCGCGGTGCTTTCTAACCCGCTGATTTCACCCGTGGCCGCGGTCAGTTGCGGCATATATGCAGGCCAAGCCGTGCTTGATTTGGATTATCCTGAAGACAGTGAAGCCGGCGTGGATGGAAATTTCATCATGTTGGCAAATGGTCAAATGATCGAAACTCAGATGAGCGCTGAGGGCGCTACTTACTCGCGCGCGCAAATGAACCAATTGTTGGATTTGGCAGAAGCCGGCGTGGCCGCATTGGTGCAAGCGCAGCTAAAGGCCGTTGGATGA
- the rdgB gene encoding RdgB/HAM1 family non-canonical purine NTP pyrophosphatase, which produces MSRLLQEDRLVLATHNQGKLEEIAALLTPFDVNVVGAGSLNLPEPEETESSFVGNARIKAHAAAKATGSPALADDSGIEIAALNGAPGVYTADWAETPKGRDFIMAMEKVHFELEKINAPAPRIAQFCCTLVLAWPDGADAVFEGIMPGQVIWPMRGDQGHGYDPIFQPDGYKVTFAEMDRWEKNRISHRARAFEKLIRECFGG; this is translated from the coding sequence ATGAGCCGTTTACTTCAAGAAGATCGCCTGGTATTGGCCACCCATAACCAAGGCAAACTTGAAGAAATCGCCGCTTTGCTTACGCCATTTGATGTAAACGTGGTTGGGGCCGGCAGTTTAAACCTGCCTGAACCAGAGGAAACCGAATCCAGCTTTGTCGGCAATGCCCGCATAAAAGCCCATGCTGCGGCAAAAGCGACGGGCTCACCCGCGCTAGCCGATGATAGCGGCATTGAAATCGCAGCGCTAAACGGTGCTCCCGGGGTTTACACCGCCGATTGGGCGGAAACCCCCAAAGGGCGTGATTTTATAATGGCAATGGAAAAAGTACATTTCGAGCTTGAAAAAATAAACGCGCCTGCTCCGCGCATCGCCCAGTTTTGTTGTACGTTGGTACTGGCCTGGCCCGATGGGGCCGATGCGGTGTTTGAAGGGATTATGCCTGGCCAAGTGATATGGCCAATGCGCGGAGACCAAGGCCATGGCTATGATCCAATTTTTCAACCTGACGGCTATAAGGTCACCTTCGCTGAGATGGACCGTTGGGAAAAGAACCGCATCAGCCACCGCGCCAGAGCCTTTGAAAAACTGATACGGGAATGCTTTGGTGGATGA
- a CDS encoding coproporphyrinogen III oxidase — protein sequence MVDDWTYGGFGIYIHWPFCSAKCPYCDFNSHVSKKINTKQWLKGYLSEIQRVRNTVGPRLVNSIFFGGGTPSLMDPEIVEAVIGTIKSSFPISNQLEVTLEANPTSVEAGRFAAYQNAGVNRISMGIQALNDPDLRRLGRLHTAQEARLAFETARNIFARVSFDLIYARQYQTLAQWQAELSEALAMAVDHFSLYQLTVEAGTAFGDRYKIGKLPGLPNNDLGADLYELTQSLCDAHNMPAYEVSNHAKKGAECLHNLIYWRYGDYAGIGPGAHGRLTLKGQKFATEAFYNPDKWLAAVEQGTGEKSAQQIDRTAQATEYLLMGLRIKDGIDLERFENLAGAPLNIEAQTSLEDMGLLIRSDKSLKATRAGTAVLNSVINSLLEA from the coding sequence TTGGTGGATGATTGGACATATGGGGGCTTTGGAATATACATCCATTGGCCCTTTTGTTCTGCAAAATGCCCCTATTGCGACTTTAACAGCCATGTCTCTAAAAAAATTAATACAAAGCAATGGCTTAAAGGATATTTATCCGAAATCCAGCGGGTAAGAAATACGGTTGGCCCGCGCCTGGTCAATAGCATTTTTTTCGGCGGTGGCACGCCTAGCCTGATGGATCCCGAGATTGTTGAGGCGGTCATTGGCACCATTAAATCCAGCTTTCCTATCAGCAATCAATTGGAAGTGACGCTTGAGGCCAACCCAACCTCGGTTGAAGCAGGCCGCTTTGCGGCCTATCAAAACGCAGGCGTGAACCGAATTTCAATGGGAATACAGGCGTTAAATGATCCAGATTTGCGCAGACTTGGCCGATTGCATACTGCGCAAGAAGCCCGGTTGGCGTTTGAAACCGCGCGCAATATTTTTGCCCGCGTCAGTTTCGATTTAATTTATGCGCGGCAATATCAAACCCTTGCGCAATGGCAGGCAGAGTTGAGCGAGGCACTTGCAATGGCGGTCGATCACTTCTCTCTTTATCAATTAACCGTCGAGGCCGGAACCGCCTTTGGCGATCGTTACAAAATCGGCAAGCTACCAGGCCTGCCAAACAATGATCTTGGCGCAGATCTTTATGAGCTTACTCAATCTTTATGCGATGCGCATAATATGCCTGCCTATGAGGTTTCAAATCATGCAAAAAAAGGGGCAGAATGCCTGCATAATTTGATATATTGGCGCTATGGCGATTACGCCGGTATTGGCCCAGGGGCCCATGGGCGATTAACGCTAAAGGGTCAAAAATTTGCCACTGAGGCATTTTACAACCCAGATAAGTGGCTTGCCGCGGTTGAACAGGGTACTGGAGAAAAGTCTGCGCAGCAGATTGATCGAACCGCACAAGCCACAGAATATTTGCTGATGGGCTTACGGATCAAAGACGGTATTGATTTAGAGCGCTTTGAGAATCTGGCAGGGGCACCACTGAATATCGAGGCTCAAACCTCTCTTGAAGATATGGGTTTGCTAATACGTAGCGATAAAAGCCTGAAAGCCACGCGAGCCGGCACCGCCGTGTTAAACTCTGTTATCAATTCCTTATTAGAGGCGTGA
- a CDS encoding DUF454 family protein yields MRIIWLILGLIALGLGCLGVVLPLLPTVPFILLAAFCFAKSSNRLHGWLLTHPIFGKMIQDWRQSGAISTKAKKMATISIALVFAISMITGVKPLILTIQAAVLGCVLVFIWTRPAA; encoded by the coding sequence ATGCGGATTATTTGGTTAATCTTGGGTTTAATTGCATTGGGGTTGGGATGTTTGGGGGTGGTTTTGCCGCTTCTGCCAACCGTACCCTTCATCTTGCTTGCAGCATTTTGCTTTGCAAAAAGCTCAAATCGATTGCATGGCTGGTTATTAACCCATCCGATTTTTGGCAAAATGATCCAAGATTGGCGTCAATCAGGCGCGATTTCCACAAAGGCCAAAAAAATGGCTACCATATCGATTGCTTTGGTTTTTGCAATTTCAATGATCACCGGCGTGAAACCGCTAATTTTAACAATACAAGCAGCCGTCTTGGGCTGCGTTTTAGTGTTTATTTGGACTCGACCTGCTGCGTAG
- a CDS encoding ParB/RepB/Spo0J family partition protein has product MVDKKGKVRGLGRGLSALMSDVGSISKEQGQPADTIPVKSDMNVPIEKIFPNPNQPRRNFTEENLNDLANSIRAKGIIQPLIVRERPEHEDEFEIVAGERRWRAAQIAQLHMLPVVLRRFSDTEVLEVAIIENIQRADLNPVEEAQGYKNLMERFGRTQEQMSEALGKSRSHIANLLRLLNLPDEILTYLREGQLTTGHARALITSDDQLDLARLVVKKGLSVRETERLVKRAAQADGPKDKPKSKAKNSAEKDADTRALEADLSAGLGMKVLVSHVAGTEKGTISITYSDLDQLDDLCRILSATQQVESK; this is encoded by the coding sequence ATGGTTGATAAAAAAGGAAAAGTTAGGGGTCTTGGACGGGGCTTATCGGCGTTAATGTCCGATGTTGGATCCATATCAAAAGAACAAGGGCAACCCGCGGATACTATTCCTGTTAAAAGCGATATGAATGTTCCGATTGAAAAGATATTTCCCAATCCAAATCAGCCGCGTCGCAATTTTACCGAAGAAAACCTAAATGATCTTGCGAATTCTATCCGCGCAAAAGGCATTATTCAGCCGTTGATTGTGCGTGAGCGCCCCGAGCATGAGGATGAGTTTGAGATTGTAGCGGGTGAGCGTCGATGGCGTGCGGCGCAGATTGCGCAATTGCATATGCTACCCGTCGTGCTGCGCAGATTTTCAGATACTGAAGTGCTAGAAGTGGCAATTATCGAAAACATCCAGCGTGCCGATTTGAATCCGGTGGAAGAGGCGCAAGGCTATAAAAATTTGATGGAGCGTTTTGGGCGCACGCAAGAGCAAATGTCAGAGGCGCTTGGAAAAAGCCGCAGTCATATTGCCAATCTTTTACGGTTGTTAAACCTTCCGGATGAGATTTTAACCTATCTGCGGGAAGGGCAATTGACCACGGGCCACGCGCGGGCGCTGATTACGTCAGATGATCAATTAGACCTTGCGCGTCTGGTCGTGAAAAAAGGGCTTTCGGTGCGCGAGACCGAGCGGCTTGTAAAGCGGGCAGCGCAAGCTGATGGGCCAAAAGACAAGCCGAAGTCCAAGGCGAAAAACTCGGCGGAAAAAGATGCAGATACGCGCGCTTTGGAAGCTGATTTATCCGCAGGATTGGGCATGAAAGTCCTAGTTTCACATGTAGCTGGAACAGAAAAAGGAACAATATCAATTACTTATAGTGATCTTGATCAATTGGATGATCTGTGTCGGATTTTAAGTGCTACGCAGCAGGTCGAGTCCAAATAA
- a CDS encoding AAA family ATPase, whose amino-acid sequence MAKIISITNQKGGVGKTTTSINLAAGLAESGLKVLIVDLDPQGNASTGLGIDVSARDTTIFDLLLDPSHLKNAIIDTNIKGLSVIPSTVDLSSAEFELVSNEKRSSLLLDALRQDSMKAYEFDYILIDCPPSLSLLTVNAMVASDSVLIPLQSEFFALEGLSQLMLTVREVRKTANTDLRIEGIVLTMFDQRNNLSLQVEQDARDNLGELVFQVKIPRNVRLSEAPSFSMPVLQYDSLSKGAMAYRALTQEFLKNNLATASVKEV is encoded by the coding sequence ATGGCTAAGATTATTTCGATTACCAATCAAAAGGGAGGTGTTGGCAAAACAACCACCTCAATAAATTTGGCGGCTGGGCTAGCGGAATCGGGTTTGAAAGTATTGATCGTTGATTTAGATCCACAGGGCAATGCGTCAACCGGATTGGGAATTGATGTAAGTGCGCGCGACACTACTATATTTGATCTTTTGCTCGATCCTTCTCACCTCAAAAATGCTATCATAGACACTAATATTAAGGGCCTAAGCGTTATCCCATCCACCGTTGATCTGAGCTCAGCCGAGTTTGAATTGGTCTCAAATGAAAAGCGCAGTTCGCTCTTGTTGGATGCTTTGCGGCAAGACAGCATGAAAGCGTATGAATTTGATTACATCTTAATCGATTGCCCGCCATCGTTATCGCTTTTAACGGTGAACGCGATGGTGGCTTCGGATTCGGTTCTTATTCCTTTGCAAAGCGAGTTTTTTGCTTTGGAAGGCCTGTCCCAGTTGATGTTAACGGTGCGTGAAGTGCGTAAAACCGCCAATACAGACTTGCGTATCGAGGGAATTGTTTTAACGATGTTTGATCAGCGCAATAATTTGTCGCTGCAAGTCGAACAGGATGCGCGCGATAATCTTGGCGAATTGGTGTTCCAGGTCAAAATTCCGCGGAATGTGCGGTTAAGCGAAGCGCCGTCCTTTTCAATGCCGGTTTTACAATATGACAGCCTGTCAAAAGGGGCTATGGCCTATCGGGCCTTAACGCAGGAGTTTTTGAAAAATAATCTGGCGACAGCATCGGTGAAAGAGGTCTAA
- the rsmG gene encoding 16S rRNA (guanine(527)-N(7))-methyltransferase RsmG → MTGHYTLFSDLNVSRETYDALKAYQRLLEKWTTRINLISKSTREDVWVRHICDSAQVMGLASKHAAHWIDIGSGGGLPGLVVAILAKELNPQLRVTLIESDQRKAVFLRTVMRELKLNAMVQAKRIEAVGPLKADVISARALADLNDLLRLTHPFMCQNTQCLFMKGKNWSKEVKEAEKSWQFQAERFISKTNHEAVILSVRNVTGAPRSK, encoded by the coding sequence ATGACTGGGCACTATACCCTTTTTTCTGATTTAAATGTTTCACGTGAAACATATGACGCGTTGAAAGCATATCAGCGGTTACTGGAAAAATGGACCACGCGGATAAATCTTATTTCAAAATCGACGCGCGAGGATGTGTGGGTCCGCCATATTTGCGATTCTGCTCAGGTGATGGGGCTTGCGTCAAAGCATGCCGCGCATTGGATTGATATAGGCAGTGGGGGTGGCTTACCAGGGTTGGTTGTTGCGATTTTGGCCAAAGAGCTTAACCCACAGTTGCGTGTGACTTTGATTGAAAGTGATCAGCGAAAGGCGGTATTCTTACGCACCGTCATGCGGGAGCTGAAATTAAACGCAATGGTTCAGGCCAAGCGTATCGAGGCCGTAGGCCCTTTAAAAGCCGACGTTATTTCTGCCCGCGCCTTGGCTGATTTGAACGATTTGTTAAGGCTCACGCATCCCTTTATGTGTCAAAATACGCAATGTTTGTTCATGAAAGGCAAAAATTGGTCAAAAGAAGTAAAAGAGGCTGAAAAAAGTTGGCAATTTCAAGCAGAGCGCTTTATCAGTAAAACCAACCATGAGGCAGTGATATTAAGCGTAAGGAACGTGACAGGTGCGCCACGCAGCAAATAA